From Sphingopyxis sp. USTB-05, the proteins below share one genomic window:
- the frr gene encoding ribosome recycling factor encodes MAKYDKADLERRMHGAVESLKSDLSGLRTGRAHTALLDPVTVEVYGSHMPLNQVASVSAPEPRMLSVQVWDKSNVGPVDKAIRSAGLGLNPIVDGQVLRLPIPEMTQERRKELSKLAGQYAEKARVAVRNVRRDGMDNLKADENKKEISEDDRKRSETEVQKLTDATIAEIDAAATAKEKEILG; translated from the coding sequence ATGGCGAAATATGACAAGGCCGACCTCGAACGCCGCATGCACGGCGCGGTCGAATCGCTGAAGAGCGACCTTTCGGGCCTGCGTACCGGCCGCGCGCACACCGCGCTGCTCGATCCGGTGACGGTCGAGGTCTATGGCAGCCACATGCCGCTGAACCAGGTCGCCTCGGTCAGCGCGCCCGAACCGCGCATGTTGTCGGTGCAGGTGTGGGACAAGTCGAACGTCGGCCCGGTCGACAAAGCGATCCGCTCGGCGGGGCTTGGCCTCAATCCGATCGTCGACGGTCAGGTGCTGCGCCTGCCGATCCCCGAAATGACGCAGGAACGCCGCAAGGAACTGTCCAAGCTCGCGGGCCAATACGCCGAAAAGGCGCGCGTCGCGGTCCGCAACGTTCGCCGCGATGGCATGGACAATCTGAAAGCCGACGAGAATAAGAAGGAAATCAGCGAGGACGATCGCAAGCGTTCGGAGACCGAGGTCCAGAAGCTGACCGACGCGACGATCGCCGAAATCGACGCTGCCGCGACCGCCAAGGAAAAGGAAATCCTGGGCTAG
- the pyrH gene encoding UMP kinase → MALPGMKRILLKLSGEALMGSSPFGIDPETVASMAAEVKEAKDRGLEICLVIGGGNIFRGMAGAAKGMDRAQADYMGMLATVMNALAMQNALEQLGVETRVQSAIEMDKVCEPVIRRRAERHMEKGRVVIFAAGVGAPYFTTDSGAALRAAEMKCDALLKGTSVDGVYNADPKKDASAVRYDTLSYDRVLADNLKVMDASAVALCRDNHIPIVVFNIREPGNLARVLAGEGVSTVVGDAD, encoded by the coding sequence ATGGCATTGCCCGGCATGAAACGCATCCTGCTGAAATTGTCGGGCGAGGCGCTGATGGGCTCCAGTCCCTTCGGCATCGACCCCGAAACCGTCGCGAGCATGGCGGCCGAGGTTAAGGAAGCCAAGGATCGCGGCCTCGAAATCTGCCTCGTCATCGGCGGCGGCAATATCTTCCGCGGCATGGCGGGCGCCGCGAAGGGCATGGACCGCGCGCAGGCCGACTATATGGGCATGCTGGCGACCGTGATGAATGCGCTCGCGATGCAGAATGCGCTCGAGCAGCTCGGCGTCGAAACGCGCGTCCAGTCGGCGATCGAGATGGACAAGGTGTGCGAGCCGGTGATCCGCCGCCGCGCCGAGCGTCATATGGAAAAGGGCCGCGTAGTGATTTTCGCCGCCGGCGTCGGCGCTCCCTATTTTACGACCGACAGCGGTGCCGCGCTCCGTGCCGCCGAAATGAAGTGCGATGCGCTGCTCAAGGGCACCAGCGTCGACGGCGTTTACAACGCCGATCCCAAGAAGGATGCGAGCGCGGTCCGATACGACACGCTGAGCTATGACCGCGTACTCGCCGACAATCTGAAGGTGATGGACGCGAGCGCGGTGGCGCTCTGCCGCGACAATCATATCCCGATCGTGGTGTTCAATATTCGCGAGCCAGGCAATCTGGCACGCGTGCTGGCGGGCGAGGGTGTTTCGACCGTCGTCGGCGATGCCGATTAA
- the tsf gene encoding translation elongation factor Ts gives MAEITAALVKELRDRTGAGMMDCKKALAENNGDIEASIDWLRTKGLAAAAKKAGRVAAEGLVGVATDGTRGAMVEVNSETDFVGKNEQFQEFVRDVTQVALAGNISDIEALGAAAYPSGGTVAEKLTSNIATIGENQSLRRSVIVSVNSGVVTGYVHNAAAPGMGKIGVLVALESTAGADVLEPLGKQLAMHVAAANPLALNGDDLDADMVARERAIAEEKAAQSGKPAEIVSKMVDGAIAKFRKENALLSQLFVMDGKTPVAEVVAAAGKDVGATITLKSFVRFQLGEGIEKEESDFAAEVAAVAGV, from the coding sequence ATGGCTGAAATTACGGCCGCTCTCGTCAAGGAACTGCGCGACCGCACGGGCGCAGGCATGATGGACTGCAAAAAGGCGCTCGCCGAAAACAACGGTGACATCGAAGCGTCGATCGACTGGCTCCGTACAAAGGGCCTCGCCGCCGCCGCCAAAAAGGCTGGCCGCGTTGCCGCCGAAGGCCTCGTTGGCGTCGCCACCGACGGCACCCGCGGTGCGATGGTCGAAGTGAACAGCGAAACCGACTTCGTCGGCAAGAACGAGCAGTTCCAGGAATTCGTCCGCGACGTGACGCAGGTCGCGCTCGCCGGCAACATCTCGGACATCGAAGCGCTCGGCGCTGCTGCTTACCCGTCGGGCGGCACGGTCGCGGAAAAGCTGACCAGCAACATCGCGACGATCGGTGAAAACCAGTCGCTGCGCCGTTCGGTGATCGTCTCGGTGAACTCGGGCGTCGTCACGGGCTATGTCCACAACGCCGCCGCGCCCGGCATGGGCAAGATCGGCGTGCTCGTCGCGCTCGAATCGACCGCTGGCGCCGACGTTCTCGAACCGCTCGGCAAGCAGCTCGCGATGCACGTCGCTGCTGCGAACCCGCTGGCGCTGAACGGCGATGATCTTGACGCCGACATGGTTGCCCGCGAACGCGCGATCGCCGAAGAAAAGGCTGCTCAGTCGGGCAAGCCCGCCGAAATCGTGTCGAAGATGGTCGACGGTGCGATCGCGAAGTTCCGCAAGGAAAACGCGCTCCTGTCGCAGCTCTTCGTGATGGACGGCAAGACGCCGGTCGCCGAAGTCGTTGCCGCAGCCGGCAAGGATGTCGGCGCGACGATCACGCTCAAGAGCTTCGTCCGCTTCCAGCTCGGTGAAGGCATCGAGAAGGAAGAAAGCGATTTCGCGGCGGAAGTCGCGGCCGTCGCTGGCGTCTGA
- the rpsB gene encoding 30S ribosomal protein S2, with protein MAAPVVTMQNLIEAGAHFGHQTHRWNPRMKPYIFGARNGIHILDLSQTVPLFARALDFIASTSAAGGKVLFVGTKRQAQGAIADAARASGQHFVNHRWLGGMLTNWKTISGSIKRLKTLEEQLSGDTSGLTKKEVLNKTRERDKLELSLGGIRDMGGIPDVMFVIDANKEELAIKEANVLGIPVVAILDSNVSPDGIAFPVPANDDAARAIRLYCDAVAQAATRGGQQARANRGEDLGAAVEPTAEPVLAEEAAAPVTEDEQVPAEAAAETERQSDA; from the coding sequence ATGGCGGCACCTGTCGTCACGATGCAGAATCTTATCGAAGCTGGCGCCCACTTCGGCCACCAGACCCACCGTTGGAATCCGCGCATGAAGCCGTACATCTTCGGCGCGCGCAACGGCATCCACATTCTTGACCTGTCGCAGACCGTGCCGCTCTTCGCGCGCGCCCTCGACTTCATCGCCTCGACCTCGGCCGCTGGCGGCAAGGTGCTGTTCGTCGGCACCAAGCGCCAGGCGCAGGGTGCGATCGCCGATGCGGCCCGCGCTTCGGGTCAGCACTTCGTCAACCACCGCTGGCTGGGCGGCATGCTCACCAACTGGAAGACGATCTCGGGTTCGATCAAGCGCCTCAAGACGCTCGAAGAGCAGCTTTCGGGCGACACCTCGGGCCTCACCAAGAAGGAAGTGCTCAACAAGACGCGCGAACGCGACAAGCTCGAACTGAGCCTGGGCGGCATCCGCGACATGGGCGGCATTCCCGACGTGATGTTCGTGATCGACGCGAACAAGGAAGAGCTGGCGATCAAGGAAGCCAACGTTCTTGGCATCCCCGTCGTCGCGATCCTCGATTCGAACGTCTCGCCCGACGGCATCGCGTTCCCGGTTCCCGCGAACGATGACGCCGCGCGCGCCATCCGCCTCTATTGCGATGCCGTTGCCCAGGCAGCGACGCGTGGTGGTCAGCAGGCCCGTGCAAACCGCGGCGAAGATCTTGGCGCCGCTGTCGAGCCGACCGCTGAGCCCGTTCTGGCCGAAGAAGCCGCCGCTCCGGTGACCGAGGACGAACAGGTCCCGGCCGAAGCTGCTGCCGAAACCGAACGTCAGAGCGACGCATAA
- a CDS encoding phosphatidylcholine/phosphatidylserine synthase, giving the protein MPDAAGRRIAGLSLRAFAPNAITILALCSGLTGVRFAIGGEWTAAVTMIIVAGVLDGMDGRIARLLRAQSKFGAELDSLSDVIAFGVAPAMILFLWSLANAPKFGWTAALALAVCCALRLARFNSRMDADFQPHKSAGFMTGIPAPAGAGLSFVPVYLWLVTGNDLFREWYVVMPWALAIAMLMISAIPTYSWSSIRLRRSWRLFALAGVGLLGAALVTAPWHTLLAVCALYLTMLPFGIASYAKVKRRG; this is encoded by the coding sequence GTGCCTGACGCCGCGGGGCGTCGTATCGCCGGGCTCAGTCTGCGCGCCTTCGCGCCCAATGCGATCACGATCCTTGCGCTCTGTTCGGGGCTTACCGGGGTACGCTTTGCGATCGGAGGCGAATGGACTGCGGCGGTGACGATGATCATCGTTGCCGGCGTGCTCGACGGCATGGACGGGCGCATCGCGCGGCTGCTCCGTGCGCAAAGCAAGTTCGGCGCCGAACTCGATTCGCTGTCCGACGTGATCGCGTTCGGTGTTGCCCCGGCGATGATCCTGTTCCTCTGGTCGCTTGCCAATGCTCCCAAATTCGGCTGGACCGCCGCGCTGGCGCTCGCGGTTTGCTGCGCGCTGCGTCTCGCGCGCTTCAATTCGCGTATGGATGCCGATTTCCAGCCGCACAAATCGGCGGGCTTCATGACCGGCATCCCGGCGCCCGCTGGGGCGGGGCTGTCGTTCGTCCCCGTCTATCTGTGGTTGGTGACGGGCAACGACCTGTTCCGTGAATGGTATGTCGTGATGCCCTGGGCGCTTGCCATCGCGATGCTGATGATTTCGGCGATTCCGACCTATAGCTGGTCATCGATCCGGCTTCGCCGATCGTGGCGCCTGTTCGCGCTGGCTGGCGTCGGCCTGCTCGGCGCAGCGCTTGTCACGGCGCCCTGGCACACATTGCTTGCGGTTTGCGCGCTTTATCTGACGATGCTGCCTTTCGGCATCGCAAGCTATGCGAAGGTCAAGCGGCGCGGCTGA
- a CDS encoding phosphatidylserine decarboxylase, with protein sequence MSNIISSNRPGGGIKWHWPSVHPEGRKFLLIAGIVTLCFWLLGWEILGWLMLGVTIWVGAFFRDPVRVTPVGSDVIIAPADGLVTQIAEVPPPPEISGPDGLGAAPMLRVSIFMSVFDVHINRTPVAGTLRKLVYIPGKFVNADLDKASEENERQHFVVERADGVRIGFTQIAGLVARRIMPFVTMGNELTTGQRVGLIRFGSRVDVYLPAGTTPQVLLGQRTLAGETVVARIGTAATIDGIGQ encoded by the coding sequence ATGTCGAATATCATATCCTCGAACCGCCCCGGCGGCGGTATCAAATGGCACTGGCCCTCGGTCCATCCCGAAGGGCGCAAGTTCCTGTTAATCGCTGGAATCGTGACGCTTTGCTTCTGGCTGCTCGGGTGGGAAATCCTCGGCTGGCTGATGCTCGGCGTGACGATCTGGGTCGGCGCCTTCTTCCGCGATCCGGTGCGCGTCACCCCGGTCGGCAGCGATGTGATCATCGCGCCCGCCGACGGGCTCGTCACCCAGATTGCCGAAGTCCCGCCACCGCCCGAAATTTCCGGGCCCGACGGCCTCGGCGCCGCGCCGATGCTGCGCGTGTCGATTTTCATGAGCGTCTTCGACGTCCACATCAACCGAACGCCCGTAGCCGGAACGCTACGGAAGCTCGTCTATATTCCGGGCAAGTTCGTGAACGCCGACCTTGACAAGGCGAGCGAAGAGAATGAACGCCAGCATTTCGTCGTCGAACGCGCCGACGGCGTGCGCATCGGCTTTACCCAGATCGCGGGCCTCGTCGCGCGGCGCATCATGCCGTTCGTGACGATGGGCAACGAACTGACGACGGGGCAGCGCGTTGGCCTGATCCGTTTTGGCAGCCGCGTCGACGTTTATCTGCCCGCGGGGACGACGCCGCAGGTGCTGCTCGGTCAGCGCACGCTTGCCGGCGAGACCGTCGTCGCGCGCATCGGCACCGCCGCGACGATCGACGGCATCGGGCAATAA
- a CDS encoding NADP-dependent isocitrate dehydrogenase — protein MGKIKVANPVVELDGDEMTRIIWQWIRERLILPYLDVDLHYYDLGIEERDRTDDKITVEAANAIKKYGVGVKCATITPDEARVEEFGLKKMWKSPNGTIRNILGGVVFREPIVMKNVPRLVPGWTDPIVVGRHAFGDQYKATDFRVPGPGKLRLVFEGEDGTLIDEEVFQFPSSGVAMGMYNLDDSIRDFARASLNYGLARQWPVYLSTKNTILKAYDGRFKDLFEEVFQAEFKAKFDELGIVYEHRLIDDMVASALKWSGKFVWACKNYDGDVQSDTVAQGFGSLGLMTSVLMTPDGQTVESEAAHGTVTRHYRMHQQGKATSTNPIASIFAWTGGLKHRGKLDDNAALVKFADDLEKVCVATVESGKMTKDLALLIGPDQNWLTTEGFFEAIVENLEAKMGS, from the coding sequence ATGGGCAAGATCAAGGTAGCCAACCCGGTCGTCGAACTCGACGGCGACGAAATGACCCGGATCATCTGGCAGTGGATCCGCGAGCGACTGATCCTCCCCTATCTCGACGTCGACCTTCATTATTACGACCTCGGCATCGAGGAACGCGACCGCACCGACGACAAGATCACCGTCGAAGCCGCGAACGCGATCAAGAAATATGGCGTCGGCGTGAAGTGCGCGACGATCACCCCCGACGAAGCACGTGTCGAGGAATTCGGCCTCAAGAAGATGTGGAAGTCGCCGAACGGCACGATCCGCAACATCCTGGGCGGCGTGGTGTTCCGCGAACCGATCGTGATGAAGAATGTTCCCCGCCTCGTCCCGGGCTGGACCGACCCGATCGTCGTCGGCCGCCACGCTTTCGGCGACCAGTATAAGGCAACCGATTTCCGCGTTCCCGGCCCCGGCAAGCTCCGCCTGGTTTTCGAAGGCGAAGACGGCACGCTGATCGACGAGGAAGTGTTCCAATTCCCTTCGTCGGGCGTCGCGATGGGGATGTACAATCTCGACGATTCGATCCGCGACTTCGCGCGCGCCAGCCTGAATTATGGCCTAGCCCGCCAGTGGCCGGTGTATCTGTCGACGAAGAACACGATCCTGAAAGCCTATGATGGCCGCTTCAAGGACCTGTTCGAAGAAGTGTTCCAGGCCGAATTCAAGGCGAAGTTCGACGAACTGGGCATCGTGTACGAACACCGCCTGATCGACGACATGGTCGCATCGGCGCTCAAGTGGAGCGGCAAGTTCGTCTGGGCCTGCAAGAATTACGACGGCGACGTCCAGTCGGACACCGTCGCGCAGGGCTTCGGCTCGCTCGGCCTGATGACCAGCGTGCTGATGACCCCCGACGGCCAGACCGTGGAATCGGAAGCTGCGCACGGCACCGTCACCCGCCACTATCGCATGCACCAGCAGGGCAAGGCGACGTCGACCAACCCGATCGCGTCGATCTTTGCGTGGACCGGCGGGCTCAAGCACCGCGGTAAGCTGGACGACAATGCCGCGCTCGTGAAGTTCGCCGACGACCTCGAAAAGGTCTGCGTCGCAACCGTCGAAAGCGGCAAGATGACCAAGGACCTCGCGCTGCTGATCGGTCCCGACCAGAACTGGTTGACCACCGAAGGTTTCTTCGAGGCGATCGTGGAAAACCTCGAAGCCAAAATGGGCAGCTGA
- a CDS encoding cation:proton antiporter yields the protein MVSETETSAIGNALVVLGAAGIVIPAFARFRLPPVIGFILVGLLVGPSGLGALAADYPWLKHITIASTEDIALFGEFGIILLLFSIGLELSFRRLWQLRKLVFGIGAAELLLAGGILGTALLFAGNLSVAAAYGLGIALALSSTALVLPIAGTKSAVGRASFSMLLFEDLALVPIIFVLAALSPAASGDSAELLLTTLWQGALVVAALAIGGWFLLPKIFAQAARAKDPELFLAASLLVVIVAALATAAVGLSPIVGALLAGLMIAETEYHGEVEAITAPFKGLALGVFLISVGMGLNLKTIAEQWSALAIAVVGVVLVKAFVTAALLRFSGAARRGTAAEVGLLMASPSETTLIVLTTALQAQLISRSTAEFWQLVTAIGLTITPLLARIGHDIARRIEMRTGDAQAEETPEGRTVIVGFGRVGHTVAELLREHGRPYVAVDADIDTVAAARRDGFSVRFADVARPGSLDKLDIEHAQAIVLTMDDPVQQLRMTRQLRQKYPDLPIISRARDADHAGALYQAGASDAVPETLESSLQLAEAVLIDLGVAMGPVIASIHDVRAKMRHDIMAKGKLEQEPRIRRTRRPPAGGETA from the coding sequence ATGGTATCGGAAACAGAAACCTCTGCCATCGGCAACGCGCTGGTGGTCCTCGGCGCCGCGGGCATCGTGATCCCGGCCTTCGCGCGCTTTCGATTGCCGCCCGTCATCGGTTTCATTCTGGTCGGGTTGCTCGTCGGGCCGTCGGGGCTCGGCGCGCTCGCCGCCGATTATCCCTGGCTCAAGCACATCACGATCGCTTCGACCGAAGATATCGCGCTGTTCGGCGAGTTCGGGATCATCCTGCTTCTCTTCTCGATCGGGCTCGAACTATCGTTCCGGCGCCTCTGGCAATTGCGCAAGCTTGTGTTCGGGATTGGCGCGGCAGAGCTGTTGCTGGCGGGCGGGATCCTTGGCACCGCGTTGCTCTTCGCCGGCAATCTTTCGGTCGCCGCCGCTTATGGGCTCGGCATCGCGCTGGCATTGTCATCGACGGCGCTGGTGTTACCGATAGCGGGCACCAAATCCGCCGTCGGCCGCGCGTCCTTTTCGATGCTGCTGTTCGAGGATCTGGCGCTCGTCCCGATCATCTTTGTCCTCGCCGCCCTGTCGCCGGCCGCGTCGGGCGACAGCGCCGAGCTTTTGCTGACCACGCTCTGGCAAGGGGCGCTCGTCGTGGCAGCGCTCGCGATCGGCGGCTGGTTCCTGCTGCCGAAAATCTTCGCACAAGCTGCGCGCGCCAAGGATCCCGAGTTGTTCCTTGCGGCCAGCCTGCTCGTCGTCATCGTCGCCGCACTGGCGACCGCCGCGGTCGGCCTGTCCCCGATCGTCGGCGCGCTGCTCGCGGGCCTGATGATCGCCGAGACCGAATATCATGGCGAAGTCGAGGCGATCACCGCGCCGTTCAAGGGGCTCGCGCTCGGGGTGTTCCTGATCAGCGTGGGCATGGGGCTCAACCTCAAGACGATCGCCGAGCAATGGTCCGCGCTGGCGATTGCGGTCGTCGGCGTCGTCCTCGTCAAGGCGTTCGTGACCGCCGCGTTGCTGCGTTTTTCGGGCGCCGCGCGGCGCGGGACCGCCGCCGAGGTCGGGCTGCTCATGGCCAGCCCGTCGGAAACAACCCTGATCGTGCTGACGACGGCATTGCAGGCACAGCTCATCAGCCGCAGTACTGCCGAATTCTGGCAGCTCGTCACCGCGATCGGGCTGACGATCACACCGTTGCTCGCGCGCATCGGCCATGACATCGCGCGGCGGATCGAAATGCGCACCGGCGACGCGCAGGCCGAGGAAACGCCCGAAGGCCGCACCGTCATCGTCGGTTTCGGCCGCGTCGGCCATACCGTCGCCGAGTTGCTGCGCGAACATGGCCGGCCCTATGTGGCGGTCGATGCGGATATCGATACTGTCGCAGCCGCGCGGCGCGACGGCTTCAGCGTCCGCTTCGCCGACGTTGCGCGGCCGGGTAGCCTCGACAAGCTGGACATCGAACATGCGCAGGCGATCGTGCTGACGATGGACGATCCGGTCCAGCAGCTACGTATGACGCGCCAGCTTCGCCAGAAATACCCCGACCTGCCCATCATCAGCCGCGCGCGCGACGCGGACCATGCCGGCGCGCTCTATCAGGCGGGGGCGAGCGATGCCGTGCCCGAAACGCTCGAAAGCTCGCTGCAACTTGCCGAAGCGGTGCTGATCGACCTCGGCGTCGCGATGGGGCCGGTGATCGCGTCGATCCATGACGTCCGCGCCAAGATGCGCCACGACATCATGGCGAAAGGCAAGCTGGAGCAGGAGCCGCGTATCCGACGGACACGGCGGCCGCCTGCAGGCGGCGAAACCGCCTAG
- a CDS encoding pitrilysin family protein has translation MSYSPARQPLRFARSLLLAGAAALLLTPLAAGAQGSASTTAAQNQAKNSDWLYVGSDIPRDTAWQFGMLPNGVRYAVRNNGVPPGQVSIRVRMDVGSMFETEDERGYAHLLEHLTFRGSEHIPDGEAKRIWQRFGVTFGSDSNAQTTPTQTVYQLDLPSVTPANLDESMKLLSGMVREPRISELAVAAERGVVMSELRESDGPQKRIADATNAHLFAGQLLGDRSPIGTTASLGKASATSVAAFHNRWYRPDRAVVVIVGDADPAVLAGLVAKYYGDWKADGPNPAAPDFGKPDPKEPAAREIVEANQPLALTLAMVRPWKKRVDTVENTRRLYLEFIAQALVNRRLENRARSGGSYLVATVEQQYVSRSADVTMASIVPLSDWKAALADVRGVIADAVKNPPSQADIDREANEIQAFLVKELENARNEPGARLADDMVRAVDINETVTSPQGQVDMFKAIRASATPKVMLDISKAIFAAPVTRVVLTTPTAAGGDAAVLAALKAPVTARDDRLATVKADFKQLPSFGPAGAISSTSSLLGLRAERLEFANGVTALVSNNKVEPGKVRVNVRFGTGNRSVAADAPNLLWTGDYALVASGIGPWGQNEIDQLTNGRQIQMNFAIDDDAFELSAESNPADLADQMRLIAGKLAQPRWDPQPIERLRIGFLTGYDLNDATPNAVLDRNLRGWLTNNDARWAAPDKAQIEALTPAAFRAFWEPRLASGPIEIQIFGDLETVDYKKILAETLGALAPRQTLAPPAGQRVDFAKHVAVPEVAYHRGEQGQAAAMTAWPTSGGLANPRDARGLEVLAAIFNDRLFDRLRAEQGASYGPVVDSHWPTGFDTGGYLLVGSLLAPKDLDRFYGIAKDIAADLVAKPVTADELSRNAGPIREQVARASTGNVYWMFLLEGATRDPRVTAAALSMQDDISAVSAADVQRLAQQYLNPARQWSLAILPKGMTLADAAALGAAPAAGGR, from the coding sequence ATGTCTTATTCTCCCGCGCGCCAGCCGCTTCGTTTCGCCCGTTCTCTCCTTCTCGCCGGTGCCGCCGCACTGCTTCTGACGCCGCTCGCTGCGGGCGCGCAGGGTAGCGCTTCGACGACGGCCGCGCAAAATCAGGCGAAGAACAGCGACTGGCTCTATGTCGGCAGCGACATACCGCGCGATACTGCCTGGCAGTTCGGCATGCTTCCCAACGGCGTACGCTATGCGGTGCGCAACAATGGAGTCCCGCCCGGGCAGGTCTCGATCCGTGTCCGCATGGACGTCGGCTCGATGTTCGAAACCGAGGACGAACGCGGCTATGCGCATCTGCTCGAGCATCTGACCTTCCGCGGATCGGAGCATATTCCCGACGGTGAAGCCAAGCGTATCTGGCAGCGGTTCGGCGTCACCTTCGGTAGCGATTCGAACGCTCAGACGACGCCGACGCAGACGGTGTATCAGCTTGACTTGCCTAGCGTAACGCCGGCCAATCTCGACGAAAGCATGAAATTGCTATCGGGCATGGTGCGTGAGCCGCGCATCTCCGAACTCGCCGTCGCTGCCGAGCGCGGCGTCGTAATGTCCGAACTACGCGAATCGGATGGGCCGCAAAAACGGATCGCCGACGCCACCAACGCGCATCTGTTCGCGGGGCAATTGCTCGGCGACCGCTCGCCCATCGGCACGACGGCTTCGCTGGGCAAGGCGAGCGCGACCTCGGTCGCCGCCTTCCACAATCGCTGGTATCGCCCCGACCGGGCGGTCGTGGTCATCGTCGGGGATGCCGATCCGGCGGTCCTCGCGGGATTAGTCGCGAAATATTACGGCGATTGGAAAGCCGACGGTCCGAACCCCGCCGCCCCCGATTTCGGCAAACCCGATCCAAAGGAGCCCGCAGCCCGCGAGATCGTCGAGGCCAACCAGCCGCTCGCGCTCACGCTGGCGATGGTGCGCCCCTGGAAAAAACGCGTCGATACGGTCGAAAATACGCGGCGGCTCTATCTCGAATTTATCGCGCAGGCGCTCGTCAACCGGCGGCTTGAAAACCGGGCGCGCAGCGGCGGCAGTTATCTGGTCGCGACGGTCGAGCAGCAATATGTCAGCCGCAGCGCCGATGTAACGATGGCCTCGATCGTCCCGCTCAGCGACTGGAAGGCCGCGCTTGCCGATGTGCGTGGGGTCATCGCCGACGCCGTGAAGAATCCGCCCTCGCAGGCCGATATCGACCGCGAAGCAAACGAGATTCAGGCGTTTCTGGTCAAGGAGCTGGAGAATGCGCGCAACGAGCCCGGCGCGCGGCTTGCCGACGACATGGTGCGCGCGGTCGATATCAACGAAACGGTGACCAGCCCGCAGGGACAGGTCGACATGTTCAAGGCGATCCGCGCCTCGGCAACGCCGAAGGTGATGCTCGATATCAGCAAGGCGATTTTTGCCGCGCCGGTCACCCGCGTCGTACTGACCACGCCAACCGCGGCGGGCGGCGATGCCGCTGTCCTTGCGGCGCTGAAGGCGCCCGTCACCGCGCGCGACGACCGGTTGGCGACCGTGAAGGCCGATTTTAAGCAGCTTCCCTCATTCGGTCCTGCGGGCGCGATCTCGTCGACCAGCAGCCTTCTCGGTCTGCGCGCCGAACGGCTCGAATTCGCCAATGGCGTGACGGCTTTGGTGTCGAATAACAAGGTCGAACCGGGCAAGGTTCGCGTCAATGTGCGCTTTGGTACCGGCAACCGCAGCGTCGCTGCCGACGCACCCAACCTCCTCTGGACCGGCGATTATGCGCTGGTCGCAAGCGGGATCGGCCCCTGGGGTCAGAACGAGATCGACCAGTTGACCAATGGCCGACAGATCCAGATGAACTTTGCGATCGACGACGATGCGTTCGAACTGTCGGCTGAAAGCAATCCCGCCGACCTTGCCGACCAGATGCGGCTGATCGCCGGTAAGCTGGCGCAGCCACGTTGGGATCCGCAGCCGATCGAACGGCTGCGCATCGGCTTCCTCACCGGCTATGACCTCAACGACGCGACGCCCAACGCGGTGCTCGACCGAAATTTGCGGGGCTGGCTGACGAACAATGATGCGCGCTGGGCGGCGCCCGACAAAGCGCAGATCGAGGCGCTGACCCCAGCGGCCTTCCGCGCCTTTTGGGAACCGCGGCTCGCCAGCGGACCGATCGAGATACAGATTTTCGGCGACCTCGAAACCGTCGATTACAAGAAGATCCTCGCTGAAACGCTCGGCGCGCTGGCGCCGCGTCAGACGCTGGCGCCGCCTGCTGGGCAGCGCGTCGACTTCGCCAAACATGTCGCCGTTCCCGAGGTTGCCTATCATCGCGGCGAACAGGGGCAGGCAGCGGCGATGACAGCATGGCCGACCAGCGGCGGCCTTGCCAATCCGCGCGATGCGCGCGGGCTCGAAGTGCTGGCGGCGATTTTCAACGACCGCCTCTTCGACCGCCTCCGCGCCGAACAGGGGGCAAGCTACGGCCCCGTGGTCGACAGCCATTGGCCGACGGGCTTCGATACCGGGGGCTATCTGCTCGTCGGCAGCCTGCTCGCGCCGAAGGACCTCGATCGCTTCTATGGCATCGCAAAGGATATCGCTGCCGATCTCGTGGCCAAACCGGTCACCGCCGACGAACTTTCGCGCAATGCCGGGCCGATCCGCGAACAGGTGGCGCGCGCATCGACGGGCAATGTCTATTGGATGTTCCTGCTCGAAGGCGCGACGCGCGACCCGCGTGTTACTGCGGCCGCGCTGTCGATGCAGGACGATATTTCGGCGGTTTCCGCAGCCGACGTGCAGCGGCTGGCCCAGCAATATCTGAACCCTGCGCGCCAATGGTCGCTGGCGATCCTGCCGAAGGGGATGACGCTGGCCGATGCGGCAGCGCTCGGCGCGGCACCGGCGGCGGGCGGGCGCTAG